The DNA segment GGCTTCTTAAATTATGGTGTTCTTATCTTGAACTTTTTTGTACGacaattttaaatgaataaattaaaatatgtagtgtttttatatcatttttccatatttaatcactttttattttgtattgacatatataaaaactttttgccaaaaataaataaatataaatatatatatatgatatactcCAACTAGAAATTATAATCTTTTAGTTCCATGTCATTCTAGGTATAACATGAATCATTCAAATAGCGGTGAGACACTCAGAAAATGCCAAGTATTCGtccatatttaaaattatatttgaaaataagatatattatcctatattaattgagaagtttAGAATTAATTCtctttaatttgattggttgttggTATTTGAATTtccatttatttaatttaatttttaaaaaggaaactaatccTAGAACTACCTAATCTAATCTATATTacgaaaaaaacaattaaatatttaaaagatagatgaattaacataatttgtttatagaaacaattaaatatcatatattacattatattaatatagaatagatacatataaatacatatgatattactgaaataattttatgaacgATTTAAAACATATTTCTATTAATAGTTGCCTATATATGaattgagaagtcacttaaTTGGATTTTGCTTATGTGTCATTATTAATAGGTGAAGTTTAGAATTAATTctcttaatttgattggttgttggtatttgaattttcatttctttaatttaagttttaaaaaggaaactaatcctaaaattacctaatataatctatattaccaaacaaacaattaaacatttaaaagatagatgaattaaccaaaaaaatgctttttctctctctcgatAAGCGATGGAAAAGGCGATCGAGGTTTTTATGGCTTCGCGGTGGTGGGATCCCGGTGATCTCGGTGTTTGCGGAGAGTTTTCGTCTACGGAGGGGTTTGGCTTGGCGGGTTGGAAAGTCGTTTGGATTCTCCGATGGCTTAGATTGAGAAGGGATAAGGGAATAAGGAAGAGGTTAAGGAATCACGGGATCTTAGGAGATCTACTCGTGATTTTGATTCTAATCAAGACGGTATCGCAGAGAAGGGAAGGTAATATGTCTGGAGATTGTCAATCTACAGATCTTGGCTTTGTTATGGAGATCGGAGGAATCAATTACAGATTGGTTTCAATTAAAGTTTCTGGAATATTCGTTTGGGTTTTTGGGTTTTACCAATCTCTTCCCGGGATTGTGATGGTCAAATCTTTTCACAGATGCTACGCTCTTCCTTGGAACTACTATATACGGGTTATTGGGGTCTCTTATTACCTGTAAGTCTTCTATAGCCAgactacttacgggtaagtcttctacgcgaacacatctggaaaaaaatacaatttcataccttaaactagtgagatgacttccttagcatacaaagtcttctccaaccacccagaatctcaaacgaaagtaacccaccaagaatagtatgcttgaatggctctatcaaccataaaaaaaattttgaatcaaaagcttaagttttttggatgaatatggagacaaagtgaaagagatgttgtttttagttcataacaagtgagaaagagagagtgtaaatcgattttaggtgcattaagagcttcaaattggttgttcattgtggttggggtattgatggcaatgacaatcatgtaaatacttgaagatgatgagattaagagagtaaaaaaattattttcaaaaaaaaagaagaaatttaatggtatttttgtaaatattgcGAACATGTGGGGTGaataaagccaaaaaaaaaaaaaaaagatgttggtTTTGTGCAGGGCCGGCTCAAACGTTTTACAGGCCCCGAggcaaaactaaaaaaatgacCCTTAACATGTGAAACTGTAATGTTGATATTGTAGCTACTAagtaatataaaacaatttttttttggaaatataaACATAACCATAAAGTAAAACAGTCTTGATTCTTTTATAGATTTTCTTGAGAATGAGATGATTTGCTTTCACAAAAATCTTCACAATATAACATGTTCTCCCgaatctgaaaaagaaaaaaaagcagcAGTCATCCTAAAAAGAAATGCAATCATAAGAAACGTTTTTTTCGAGCTTTACTCGATGCAAAGTCATGGATAACAGTTTCAAAATCAATGCTTtctagaatatttttttcaatgcaTAAAATAGCTAAACCATTCAATCTTTCTTGAGACATTGAAGATCTTAAGTAATTTTTCAACaactttaattttgaaaaactcCTCTCAGCTGAGGCTACAGTCACTGGTATAGTCAAAAGAATTCTATAAGCAATTGAATTTCAAGTAGTGGTGGTTAGCATTAAGTAGTGGTTAGCCGTTAATGGTGAGTTTTTTTAGGCATAATtgtatttatcaaattttttctttctcttctaaAAACTGTTCATATACCATTGACGATACAGTTTCAAAAGATCTCAAAATCGTTGATTCTTCAAGGATTCTTGCATCTTCGATTATTTTCTGTAAGTGATCCTTATGATTTTGTTTACTATCCTGTTTTTTGCTTTTCTCTACACTTGATCTTGTAGAAAAATTGttgattctttttttgtttgcttcttTGATTCTTGCATAAGCAAGACGATTTTACATGTATAAACTATAAGAAAAGACATGTGCATAAAGAATTACGGACGAATCactgattttgttttattgtttcagGTATCCAGCTTTCACTTTTAGCTTCAGTCTTCAGCAATTTGATTCCTAAATCCAGGTGTACTCTTCCTCTTACTAAACTCTTAGCTTGCATCATGACTGGACAAAATTCTGGATGTAAAAAAAGGCAGAAAAAAAGAACCCGTGACTTGTTTATTCAGTCACAAAGAGGGTCTTTAGATAAATTTGTCATAAAAAAGAATGCTGCAGAAAATTTGAAATATGATTGTGTGGATAATATTCCTGAATCAAATGATCATTTTGGTGATACTATTGGTCAATTGAGTGAGCATGATAATGTGGTAAATGCATCTAATGTTGATAGTCaaaatttttttgaacaaccaaGTTCTTGTGTTAACATATATGATCCTAGGTATTGGGAAAATCTTGACAACAAAATGAGAGATGTGTTAATTGAAAAAGGGCCCAAAAGAGAAATGAATCTTGTGTTTCCTTTAGATAAGTATTCTAGACATTTCTCATATACTTATTATATGAGAAAGATGAGCAATGGAGAAACTAGTGATAGAAATTGGTTGGTTTACTCAAAACATGTGGATAAAGTCTATTGCTTTTGTTGCAAATTGTTTAAATCTAAGAATTGctcaaatatgtttgcaaatgatgGATTTAATGATTGGAAACATCTTAGTGAGAGGCTTAAAGATCATGAGAGAAGTATAGAACACATGACTAATATGGAAACTTGGAATGAGCTGAAAGTAAGGTTTGAAAAGAATCTGACAATTGATAAAGAATTGCAAAAAGAAATTGCTAAGGAAAAAGAACGTTGGAGGCAGGTCTTAATTAGAATCATTGCTATTGTAAAATTTCTTTCTAAACGGTGCTTAgcttttagaggaaaaaaatgAGAAACTTTACCAAGATAGCAATGGTAATTTTTTAGGAGCTATTGAAATGGTTGCAGAATTTGATTTGATAATCCAAGATCATATTAGGCGCATTCAAAATCATGAAATTCATCATCATTATCTTGGTCATAATATTCAGAATGAGTTTATTTCGCTTTTGACTCATAATGTTCAGCATTCTATTATTGCAATTATCAAAGAGGCAAAATACTTTTCAGTGATTCTTGATTGTACACCAGATGTGAGTCACCAAGAACAAATGACTCTAATAATACGATGTGTGAACATGTCTGATAAAAAAGTTAAAGTAGAAGAGTATTTTTTGGAGTTTCTAAAGGTAGATGACACATCTGGTCTAGGGCTCTTTGAAAAATTATTAGATGTTCTAAAGTCTCTTACTCTTGATGTTGATAATGTGAGGGGTCAAAGTTACGACAATGGTTCTAATATGAAAGGAAAACATCAAGGTGTTCAAAGACGATTGCTTgacataaattcaaaagctttgTATATGCCATGTGCTTGTCATAGTCTTAATCTTGTGGTTAGTGATATGGCTCATTCATGTTTGAAAGCTATTTCTTTCTTTGGAGTCGTGCAACGCATATATACCCTGTTTTCTGGTTCTACAAAGAGATGGAATATTTTGCTTGACCATGTTCCTTTTTTTACAGTGAAATCATTATCCAATACTCGCTGGGAAAGCCGAATTAACAGCGTGAAAGCTATCAGATTTCAAACTTTGCAAGTAAGGTCAGCTTTAATAGAATTGTATGAATCATGTGATGATGCTATGACAAAAAGTGATGCTGAAAGTTTAATTATGGCATttgataattttgaatttttacttgGCATGGTCATTTGGTATGAAATTCTGTTTGCTATTAACTCGGTTAGTAAGAACTTACAGTCTAAATCTATGTGCATTGACAATGCTTTAAAACAACTCCAAGGTGTAATTCTGTTTTTTGAGAAGTATAGAGATGAAGGGTTCAATTCTAGTTTGAATGTAGCTAAAAATATTGCTCATGAGATGGATGTTGATCCTGTTTTCCCAAATAAGCGTAGTGTCTTTAGAAAAAAACAGTTTGATGAAACTGATTCAGGTGAACAAGTACTATCAGGTGAAGATGCTTTTAGAGTTGATTACTTTTTAGTTGTTGTGGACATGGCATTAACTTCAGTGAAGAGTAGGTTTGATCAAATGATGAAGTTTAAAAGTGTTTTTGGGTTTTTATTTGATtctttgaaattaaaaatattagatgaAAGTGAGCTTCGAACTCATTGCACTAACTTTTACAATACTTTTTCTAATGGCGATTCTTCTGATGTTGATTTGAATGATCTTTATTCTGAACTGAGAATGCTGCAAACGACTCTACCTGATGTATCTATAGAACCTAGTGAAGATCTTGAGTTTGTTGAAAGTGTGGGTTGTTATCAGAACGTTTCAATTGCTTATAGAATTCTTTTGACTATACCAGTGACTGTAGCCTCAGCTGAGAGgagtttttcaaaattaaagttGTTGAAAAATTACTTAAGATCTTCAATGTCTCAAGAAAGATTGAATGGTTTAGCTATTTTAtgcattgaaaaaaatattctagaAAGCATTGATTTTGAAACTGTTATCCATGACTTTGCATCGAGTAAAGCTCGAAAAAAACGTTTCTTATGATTGCATTTCTTTTTAGGATGActgctgctttttttttttttcagattcggGAGAACATGTTATATTGTGAAGATTTTTGTGAAAGCAAATCATCTCATTCTCAAGAAAATCTATAAAAGAATCAAGACTGTTTTACTTTATGGTTATGTttatatttccaaaaaaaaattgttttatattactTAGTAGCTACAATATCAACATTACAGTTTCACATGTTAAGGgtcatttttttagttttgccCCGGGGCCTGTAAAACGTTTGAGCCGGCCCTGAATACAAAAGATAGGTTTTATTGTCCACCAAAATTGTCGCTTGTAAATATTTTCACATAAGAAAACCAAGGTCGTTCagtcaaaaaaacaaaataaaaacaaagccGTCACCAAAAATACAATATACACGAAATAAagtaagaaagagaagaaaagtgGAACATCATAAAGCAAATGATTGATGGCATATTATTCAACAACAAGGTAAATGATACgattataattatcaaatcatcACTTTTTCTTATTCAAAGTTATTTTTTCTAGAACACTGTGCTTTGATAAGACAAAAAAGATATGTAGGAACCGATTCCTGTCTATAATTTTGCTTCTTCCCCTCTATAGTCTCTTGTCGTTCAACCCAACGAACGAAAAAGCTGATTCACATGTttctgatataatttattttatagtgaCAATTTCATATAAAGATAATTGGTCTTGTCACCCCTGTCTCGAATCGTATAGTCGGTTAGATGTGTAAAACTATTTGGTGATAACTGGAATGAcctatttatcttatatatttaagGATCCGTTCCAATATCCGATGTGAGACACTTTGTGTCTAATATGCTCATTCGAGATGATGATTCTTTGAACGTCAATCGCGGAATGCTCGGACAAGGATCGATGGGCCAACTTTTGACCATATCGATGTGGATCGGGTTGGACTGCGTGGATCAGGCTCAAATACCATGTTAAACTAGATGGACTTCTATTCTAAAATCAATTGGTGATAAGAGAAGTggctcatctatcttatatattgctaAAGATCCTTTCCAACATCCGATGCGGGACACTTTGTATCTAATATAGCCTACGGTTGGATATGAATACCTGATCAGGGTCTATAGTAACTtaaagtattttcatattttccactaatgattattattaaatttttcccTGTAGTGAAGAAAATCGCTTTAGATAATTGATatcagatatatttttaaaaaaatttgatatcgGATATAGCtgattttcataatattttcaGAATGATATTTAGAAAAGAGACCGTTTTGTATGGAGgaaagtgaagaaaaaaaagaaagagatctAACAATTATTTGGGAAATGCCTCGAGATATTCATTGTCATGCACTATTTACCAAATAGCTAGGGTCTTTCTGTTAATGCTCCAAGctttataataattaaactattattaaatattaaataaacctAATGATCAAGGATCTATATGCTCCTACTAGTATGTGAAGGAAAAACATGTAGGATTGAAAATCACGAAACCGAAATTGATATAAACACTAAGATGAAGATAGAAAACgttttaagaaaaggaaatatacGAATTCACAGAGTCGAgatttgatctctttccttaactcaataAATCGCCCGTATTGGGTGACGGTTTGAATGTGATATATGAATCCCAGGATACAACCGTGACGAGGCTGTTTCGCAACACCTGAAACATAATCTAACGAACTGTAACTACTACGAATACTCTCGAGACACTTACTTTAACACTATAAAATTAAGAGAGATCATTTGCCGGAAGCTTTGGTGTTTTGCTTTTTCTGTGTATTCAGAATGAATAGACTAGATGTTTATTGATATGGTTATGAGTTACTTGATCACCAATAAATAATCTTgcgaaaaagtaaaaaatattcttGAATAGAAGTATTccataattattataaaaacataacataattAATTGAGAAGTATTACATTATTATTTAGACGCAAAACATTATAGGAAGTATTCTACAAATAATTATGGTAGGTTTTCAACTCTTAAATAATATTGAAAACCTACCATAATTATTTCAGAGTAATTTTGTAAGATTTATCCTTTTTCCATAATTCAAACACCCATATCACTTCATCATAAACAGATTTTTACACATCCCTTTAAGCTTATAAAAATTCTATTCACACTTATCCAATTTCTTACTCAGCTCAAAAGCTTATAAAAATTGGGTTCCAACAAAAACATAGGTGGCTACATACACATGTAAACGATTAACGAATAATAGTATCTCTTCTTTACAACTCTAATCAAAACTTAAAACATGGCACCAAAGCAATATAATGGACAAAAGATTTAAGAAGGAAATGACGGTACCAAAATGATCCATAGATATATTCTAAATTCATAACAGTTAAGTTCTTCTCCAATCTCCATCGATGAGAAGCTTCACCCATATGTTTATATAGATCTATAACACTTATCCTTCAAACTCACTGTAAAACCAGATACTCCAACTCACCTAGTTAGAAATAGGGTTTGGACCACTAGGAACTTTATGAGCATCATTTGCAAACTCTCTCCTTCTAGAAGTATGGCTGCGACGTGTGCGAGCCTTTGGATGCAGATCCATTGTTGATGAAGCTGGAACAGAAGGTTCGAGAAGAACCCTCTTGAAGGGAGCAACCATAGATGTGGACCGATGATGAGTCACGGGGATTGCAAGGTTGATGAAGAGAATGAAAGATAAGAATAtgattaaaagaagaagagtatGAGAATGTGATGATATAGTTTTGGTTTGGTCATTTGATGTTGCCATgcaatttagaaaaataaataacccACCCCCCAAGATCCCAAGAGGGTTCAATATCCATTAACCAGAAACGAACAACTCGGGAGCTGGTCAGAGACGCGAGATAGCAGAAAACACAgaataaaataaagaagatgaagaagaagaagaatgagatGTTAAACAAAAGAGAGATCTACTAGTTAATAAGAAGAATGAGCCTGAGAAAAGGAAAAACAGGAAAATCAGAGTGAGATTTTCAAATTCACACACTCTTGCATTTCATTAATAAAGTAAAACCCAAAGTTGTATGCAGAACGGTCACGAGGTATGAGATTACCAAATCACCCTTTGTGCAAGCAGCGCAGGAAAGAATGGACATATAAGGTGAATTCAAACTAGGGTTTGAATAACGCGAGACAAGAGTTGTTCTGATTTCTCTCCCGcatatatattactattaaGCCCCTGAAAAGACTTAAAATTGTCGGCAGGCATGCCACTGCAGAACGAGAAATCACATGAAAGAGGACAAAGCGTGTAATGGTAATTGAGTCATTAAGCGATTAGCAACGAATCTTAAAAGCTTAGGCAAAAGGGAAAGGTGATAACATATATGAAAGGAGAAGAGGTGGAAGGAAGCAAGGTTCTTGCTTACTTTTCTTCTAGTTTTTCCATTTCTTTCTACTGtctattttttaagaaaatatttttcgaCTAACTTGACCAAACACCAATTCTATTCCAACGTGTATCAGTACTAGTCAACGAGAAAATGCATATTTATGATTAAATTAAGCATTTTTCATAAATTATGCATTAATCATTTCCCCATTTTGTGTGGaagtcaaattatatatataacctaATATGATATCTATTTTCAAACTACGAATATGTCTTCTGTACAATAATATAATGTCAATGAAATCAACATACTGAAGTGAGGAAAGCGATATAGGAAAAATTGAACTTTTGGcttaaatttttaagaaaattatgaaaatttgaaCGTAATCCCCGATATTACTTTGGTACAGCAGCATCACGATATAGATAATACAATTGTGTATAGACTAATAGACAGGTATGATCTAACGAACTGACACAATTAGAAGAAAACGAGAAAACAAATTTTGGAGAAAAACCTCCAAAATCTGGATTCAAATTATTATTGGTTTAAATGGCAAATTTGTAATATAGAAGTAACACCTAATATAATTTGGTACATCATGTAGTGAAAGATTATTGTTAGACGACAACAATTATCATGGAAGATAAAAAGCAGATCTAGCTAGAAGAGTATTTCTATTATGTAGGACatctctcacacacacacacactatatatatatactagagtcTATCCCGCACATCGTGCgggtatattttcattttataaatatttaattttgatattataatataaatttaaatatacaatttatatcttagtgttatgtattttataactctttaattttattgtttatgtttcttattactttattaatataggggtttgttttatacatattaccttttttattacgttttcgagttttcataatttgaaataatcaaataaaaaatattcttcaacatatgattttgaaaatatatagctgcagaaataaatttttaacatatgttaataacttcatttgtataaaaaaatctGACATGATTAACAAATTTGAACTCGTTTTAGTGGaagatgataatttatttaaatgaaagcattatattacttaattacgaaattaattaatttaatatttaattaaaattatttaaaaatttagttggattttgttagatttttctcaacagattttgttataactgaaaataaaattcaaatttataattaaaataaatttattattaatattcatattaattattatgtcaTATTATGTGATTAATGAAATGGTCTTAGTAAACTTctaaatagtagataaaaatggtacttcttttttaatagagaagatatatgtcaaaattaaagaaagacacaaaaaaaatattttttactgaatgaaattttaaatgagACCCACTTAAATATGTtaactaaaatacttttaaatgaGCTTTCTAATAATTAAATGAGatacagtataacctctttaaattaatattctttaaattaatatacactaaaaatttctataaaataatataattttataattctaaattgagtttttggttcaattagtatatcgataaattaataatatctctaaattagtaaaaaaattatagttttggtgtaatctcaaaattattaatttatagggGTTTCACTGTACATATTTGATAAAGTATTCCTTagttttttcatgagaatctcCCATGTACAGATTACCAATTAGCCAACGACTTCTTGCATGATCAATTTTTATGCCATTCAAATTTGACAAGATCTATACACCGCAGGTTTGttaattttcaaaatgaaaaataacAGTATTTGTAGAAAtagaaaactaaaagaaaatatatattgaagatAACAAAAGTCAAATTTTCAGGAAAGAATACATCACCTTCCCTAGATCAAAGCATTCCCTAATACTCGATCAATTTTTAGGTGATAATAGTTTTTACATGCAAAAATAACATTGATTTTGTtcaccatttttttatttaatccaAAATATATGGCGATAGTTGCCATACTGTATAgtgaaatattcaaaaattaatagatctacttTCACATTTGTTTTCTGTTTATATTTGGAATTGTTAAGAGTGGTTTGGATTTGATTCGGAACTTGGAAAAGACTCGGAACTCTTTTAACtgtaaaaactaatttttatattaaaaagtcaAATGGTTTTATTGTATGTAGGAAACGCGAACACCAAAAGGTGAAATACGTTCACTGTACACAGATTTCGATCACATCGAGCAAAAAAcacagattttgataaaaaatcaagagagatagagaaaaaCTTTTCTCTCTAGTGTCTCTCCTTCCCCCGGACCTTCCGAACCCTAGTTTCACAGCCGCCTTGCTCTCGATTCTGGTGACTGGAAGCTCTCCAGCTCCGGTCGCCACCCCTGTCCCTTCTGTTCTCTAGCCTTTCCCTTAACCCTCGTCTTACCCTCCTCTTCTTTGTGTGGTGTCTCTGGATTTTCACGGGAATACACTGAATCTAATCGAGGGCTGCATGAGTGTGTGGTCTTTCTGGGGCACCTGCGTGAGTAGAGTTCATCAAGGAGCTTAAGGAGCCTTCGATTTTCTGTCTCTGCTTTTCAATCGGAGCAGATCTGGGTCAGATCTGATCTCGCCTTTGCCAGAATGGATGGTGAAGCTTTgctgcctcctcctcctcctctcaaCGGCACCGGCTTGTACCTGTGCGTCTAGCTGGACTCGTTCTCAAGGTCTCGTCAGAGGTTCTCTTCTCCAGTTGGAGTAAAGGCGGTGCCAAGGCTCACTGTTCCGAGGACCTCTGTTTCTTAGTTCATGAGACGTCAACCACAGCATGCTTTCGGTGATTGATTGGCTTCAGCTTGCTGCTCTCGATGTCGACTCCTTGGGTTTTGAAGACAACCCATCTGACGATATCTCCTGCTCTCAAGGTGAAGCCTTCTCTTGTCGGTAATGCGCTTGTTTTCAAAGAGCTTCACTCTCCTTCCGTGCTTTATTTTCCATC comes from the Brassica napus cultivar Da-Ae chromosome A7, Da-Ae, whole genome shotgun sequence genome and includes:
- the LOC106430310 gene encoding CLAVATA3/ESR (CLE)-related protein 41-like, with product MATSNDQTKTISSHSHTLLLLIIFLSFILFINLAIPVTHHRSTSMVAPFKRVLLEPSVPASSTMDLHPKARTRRSHTSRRREFANDAHKVPSGPNPISN